The following are encoded in a window of Naumovozyma castellii chromosome 8, complete genome genomic DNA:
- the SMY1 gene encoding Smy1p (ancestral locus Anc_2.633), with protein MNWGFASSFASSSSSKNSSSMRTIPSQTPRNHHQKTQQQQKQQQYIEPVTIRTLLKVKPNIANNTKIKPKHLNIKESNIVVSNNEYQFDSIFDVDSKETEFYDSITDNLIDDISKGYNTTIMTYGPTSSGKSHALFGDPDSTNDGLINHIADRLLFPQCEDNLKTLCSISMWELYIDKVYDLLLNNGKPLKVHVHGDHIRDLHQIHVTSPIEIKDTLKNGYKNISPLHHSKSQIFVRFEVQCIDRKDDVTRCSSITFIDLCGSDLLTKQNASKLSSDDIKKFNQMIYLLQNLIKTLPEEQSTNSSHFKDSSLNKILMDYLGGDTKMTLVVAIDGNTGGYEDAVKLGAKAKLIKNYPTMNKIGLNAKRKMDLLVQDMNVKEQNYLAKINLLQTEIKTLKTENDSTTNSTSNSLENALQENSKLKLQLESLQQILGTMSLANPSSSNKNEMNEHDELLKKLMSTCEDVANLQLSVDNGKHINRKLKKQIDANSSKEDVFETMNSTLLKQIQNQEKELEELLTANASLQIEFENLRKVSNSRKERITHLEKILKDLQNHNVQSSSPGKSPKHLPSKLATKVDSNSPQNHSLFKTSSKTSSSSTSNSNSNLNANTSWSVRKASTATITSTTSQDSHTARPIKRGINLHSVRVVSESTIVPEHSP; from the coding sequence ATGAATTGGGGATTTGCTTCTTCGTTTGCATCGTCTTCCTCTTCCAAGAATTCCTCATCCATGAGAACAATACCGTCTCAAACACCCCGTAACCATCATCAGAaaacacaacaacaacaaaagcaacaacaatatattGAACCTGTAACAATACGTACTCTGCTGAAAGTGAAACCAAACATTGCTAATAACACTAAAATAAAACCAAAACATTTAAACATAAAGGAATCCAATATCGTTGTATCCAACAATGAATACCAATTCGATTCCATATTCGATGTGGATTCCAAAGAGACGGAATTCTATGACAGTATAACAGATAACCTCATTGACGATATTTCTAAGGGATATAACACTACAATAATGACTTATGGCCCCACATCAAGTGGGAAATCACATGCTTTATTCGGTGATCCAGATTCCACCAATGACGGACTGATTAACCATATTGCAGATCGACTATTATTTCCTCAATGTGAAgacaatttgaaaactttatGTTCAATATCAATGTGGGAACTGTATATAGATAAGGTctatgatttattattaaacaatgGTAAACCTTTAAAAGTTCACGTTCATGGCGATCACATACGAGACCTACATCAGATTCATGTAACTTCTcctattgaaattaaagatacTCTCAAGAATGGGtataagaatatttcaCCACTACATCATTCAAAATCGCAAATATTTGTACGATTTGAAGTACAATGCATAGATAGAAAGGATGATGTTACTCGGTGTAGTTCCATCACTTTCATTGACCTTTGTGGGTCAGATTTATTAACGAAACAGAATGCATCCAAGCTTTCTTCTGAtgatattaagaaatttaatcaaatgatatatttgttgcaaaatttaattaaaacTTTACCGGAGGAACAATCCACAAATTCCTCCCATTTTAaggattcttcattaaacaaaatattgatggaTTATTTAGGTGGAGATACAAAGATGACTTTGGTTGTAGCAATAGATGGTAACACAGGTGGATATGAGGACGCCGTGAAACTAGGTGCAAAGGCAAAACTAATTAAAAACTATCCAACTATGAACAAGATTGGTTTAAATGCAAAGAGGAAAATGGATTTGCTGGTACAAGATATGAATGTTaaagaacaaaattatttagCCAAGATTAATTTGTTACAAACTGAAATtaaaacattgaaaactGAAAATGATTCGACAACAAATTCTACCTCCAATTCATTGGAGAATGCCCTTCAAGAAAACTCAAAACTAAAATTACAGTTGGAATCATTACAACAAATTTTAGGCACAATGTCTCTTGCAAAcccttcttcatcaaataaaaatgaaatgaacGAGCATGATGagttattgaaaaaattaatgtCTACATGTGAAGATGTCGCTAATTTACAATTATCTGTGGATAATGGGAAGCACATCAAtagaaaattaaagaaacaaatagATGCTAATTCATCAAAGGAAGATGTCTTTGAAACAATGAATAGTACCTTATTGAAACagattcaaaatcaagaaaaggaattggaGGAATTATTAACTGCAAATGCATCTTtacaaattgaatttgaaaacctGCGGAAAGTTTCTAATTCaagaaaggaaagaatAACACATCTTGAGAAAATACTAAAAGACCTACAAAATCATAATGTACAATCATCGTCTCCCGGTAAATCTCCAAAGCATTTGCCATCTAAACTTGCTACAAAGGTAGATTCAAATAGCCCACAAaatcattcattatttaagaCATCTTCCAAAacctcatcatcatccacGTCCAATTCGAACTCAAATTTGAATGCAAACACATCTTGGAGTGTGAGAAAAGCATCTACGGCAACAATAACATCAACCACCTCTCAAGATTCTCATACAGCACGCCCTATTAAGCGCGGAATAAACCTGCATTCTGTTAGAGTGGTGTCTGAGAGTACAATAGTCCCTGAACATTCTCCATGA
- the NUP100 gene encoding FG-nucleoporin NUP100 (ancestral locus Anc_2.610) produces the protein MFGSTRPMFGGANTSQPFGGGSTGSSTFGANNNQQQQSNASSGFGGFGATNNNANSMFGNNNQNRPTSTGGLFGGGQQQQQNNYPFGATNNAGTNTFGMNNNANTNTGALGNTNANNNASPFGMNKPSTGLFGQNTASATNNNTGSNMFGQQSNAFGTQQNANPTNTFGQSKLGNTFGSQQQAGGATGGLFGQPNTTTGGGLFGQQQNNNTFGQQQQTNSPFGQPNTNPLSSGNSMFGQNTNANNNSMFGQNNNNNNTANTTSMFGNNNNSMFGSQNKAPGTGIGGGLFGQQAQNNNNTNNNNTSTGLFGQQNNTSSFGQQQNNSLFGNKPAGGLFGQNNQQATSGFGANTSGGMFGQNNMTQGNNSGGLFGQTNNQQQNTTTGGLFGQNANQQNQVGGAGAGGLFGNKNPVTSGGGLFGQQQQNNALNPTGTSQGLFGQNNQQQQSSNVGGGLFGNKNTGTTTGGLFGAAPTSQQQQQPGFGATPSIGGLSSTTGGGLFGQNNTNAANTTSTGLFGANNTTANNNQANTVGGTGLFNNNNNNANATTAGNTSFTLGGNNNTAGSTGAGGLFGNRLNSGSMFNAPSTNTAPKGGLFNNGTATTSTLGQSSTGGLFGNKPAGTPGTTTSGTGGLFGAKNTTTTGLGNAGATTTGNSTGLFDSKPAQGGFQLNNNNTNNNQSQQVGTTPNVLQNQQVDNKLFTKIDLPDSITKPSVPTANKIKADVKMNGTLSSAYRSSPKPLFAAKSAKNDSLLKFNGKSSTQSTSSSLSSANSSSSNVSLISFTNTNEAMKLLKSEKSTTPSLLFNPDRKSFKHLVLNKKKSPPKVQESSGKEDVKKISFTTPKAAGSSESSGDNQLSNGATISVEQQPKGVDDHFETDLTTKPKLDNNESFSTPVSMKATSIIEPLQSENTTAFMDKKPLKNDISFLDNGYYISPSLETLESTSLLDLRHVKNLVVGRKDVGKVEFLKPVDLSNVALNSICEGIIAFEPESFVAFGNYSNPPQIGEGLNVSARVTLYHCYATDKATRKPIKDFNHPLVKRFTANLKKRENSFFENYNPSSGEYTFILDQITA, from the coding sequence ATGTTTGGATCTACTCGGCCTATGTTTGGAGGCGCAAACACCTCTCAACCGTTCGGTGGTGGTTCCACAGGTTCCTCCACTTTTGGTGCAAACAATaatcaacagcaacaatCAAATGCATCTTCAGGATTCGGTGGGTTTGGTGCAACAAATAACAATGCAAATTCAATGTTCGGTAACAACAATCAAAATAGACCCACTTCTACGGGTGGATTATTTGGAGGAGgccaacaacaacagcagaATAATTATCCCTTTGGAGCAACAAATAATGCAGGTACAAATACCTTTGGGATGAATAACAATGCAAATACCAATACTGGTGCACTTGGTAATACAAATGCGAACAACAATGCATCGCCCTTCGGGATGAATAAACCATCCACTGGGTTATTCGGACAAAATACTGCCTCCGccactaataataatacagGTAGTAATATGTTTGGGCAACAATCAAATGCATTTGGCACTCAACAAAACGCTAATCCAACAAACACATTCGGGCAATCGAAATTGGGTAATACTTTTGGTTCGCAGCAACAGGCTGGTGGTGCCACCGGTGGTTTGTTCGGTCAACCAAATACAACCACTGGTGGAGGCTTATTTGGACAACAacagaataataatacttttGGCCAGCAACAGCAGACAAATAGCCCCTTTGGACAGCCAAATACAAACCCTCTATCCAGCGGTAATTCAATGTTTGGCCAAAATACCAAtgctaataataattccatGTTTGgtcaaaataataataataataataccgCCAATACTACATCCATGTTCggtaataacaataattcaatGTTTGGGTCTCAAAATAAAGCCCCAGGAACTGGTATAGGTGGTGGTTTATTCGGACAACAAGCtcaaaacaacaacaacactaataataataatacctCAACTGGACTATTCGGACAACAAAATAACACATCCAGTTTTGGACAGCAGCAAAATAACTCTCTATTTGGTAATAAACCTGCAGGAGGTTTGTTCGGACAGAATAATCAGCAGGCAACCTCAGGGTTTGGTGCCAACACTTCAGGTGGCATGTTCGGACAAAATAATATGACCCAAGGAAACAACTCGGGTGGGTTATTTGGTCAGACAAATAACCAACAACAGAATACTACCACTGGTGGTCTCTTTGGACAGAATGCAAATCAGCAAAATCAAGTAGGTGGTGCTGGTGCCGGTGGACTTTTTGGAAATAAGAATCCAGTGACAAGTGGTGGCGGTTTATTTGgacagcaacaacaaaacaatGCCCTAAATCCAACGGGTACTTCTCAAGGTCTATTTGGACAAAACAACCAACAGCAACAATCTAGCAATGTTGGAGGTGGTCTGTTCGGAAATAAAAATACCGGAACCACCACTGGTGGTTTGTTTGGGGCTGCACCAACTTctcagcaacaacaacaacctgGATTCGGCGCTACACCAAGCATTGGCGGCTTATCATCAACAACAGGAGGAGGGTTATTTGGCCAGAATAATACCAATGCTGCCAACACTACTAGTACAGGTTTATTTGGTGCTAACAATACTACtgctaataataatcaagCGAATACTGTAGGTGGAACAGGCTTAtttaataacaacaataataacgCTAATGCTACTACGGCAGGAAATACATCGTTTACTCTAGGAgggaataataatacagCAGGATCAACTGGGGCAGGTGGACTCTTTGGAAACAGATTGAACTCTGGTTCAATGTTCAATGCACCTTCGACAAATACTGCACCAAAGGGAGGTCTGTTTAATAATGGAACTGCTACAACAAGTACGCTTGGTCAATCAAGCACTGGTGGTTTGTTTGGAAACAAGCCTGCCGGAACTCCAGGTACAACAACTAGCGGAACTGGTGGGCTATTTGGTGCTAAAAATACTACCACTACAGGTCTTGGTAATGCTGGTGCTACAACAACAGGTAACTCTACAGGGTTGTTTGATTCCAAGCCAGCTCAGGGAGGTTTCCagttgaataataataatactaataacaATCAATCTCAACAAGTGGGAACAACTCCAAACGTATTGCAAAACCAACAAGTGGATAATAAACTATTTACCAAAATTGACCTTCCTGATTCAATTACGAAACCATCTGTTCCGACTgcaaataaaattaaagcTGACGTGAAGATGAACGGTACTTTGTCAAGTGCTTATAGATCATCACCAAAACCTTTATTTGCAGCAAAGAGCGCCAAGAATGATTCTTTACTCAAATTTAATGGGAAATCGTCTACACAATCGACATCTTCTTCGCTTTCATCAGCAAATTCGTCTTCATCTAATGTATCGTTAATCTCATTTACGAACACAAATGAGGCTATGAAACTATTGAAATCGGAGAAGTCAACAACTCCATCGTTATTATTCAACCCTGATAGGAAATCATTTAAGCATTTAGTattgaataagaaaaaatcGCCCCCCAAGGTGCAAGAAAGTAGTGGAAAAGAAGATGTCAAGAAAATTTCGTTCACCACACCTAAGGCAGCTGGTTCGAGTGAAAGCAGTGGTGATAATCAATTAAGTAATGGTGCTACTATTAGTGTAGAACAACAACCAAAGGGAGTTGATGATCATTTTGAAACCGATCTAACAACAAAACCGAAAttagataataatgaatccTTTTCAACCCCCGTCTCTATGAAAGCCACTTCAATTATTGAACCTTTACAATCTGAAAATACAACAGCTTTCATGGATAAGAagccattgaaaaatgatatttctttcttggatAACGGTTACTACATTTCACCTTCGCTCGAGACATTGGAATCAACATCGTTACTAGATTTACGTCATGTAAAGAATTTAGTAGTTGGTCGCAAGGATGTAGGGAAAGTAGAATTTTTAAAACCTGTTGATCTATCTAATGTAGCATTAAATTCCATTTGTGAAGGTATCATCGCATTTGAACCGGAAAGTTTTGTCGCATTTGGTAATTATTCTAATCCTCCCCAAATCGGTGAGGGACTCAATGTTAGTGCGAGAGTGACCCTTTACCACTGCTATGCAACTGATAAGGCCACCCGAAAACCAATAAAGGATTTCAATCACCCATTGGTTAAGAGATTTACTGCCaacttgaagaaaagggAAAACTcgttttttgaaaattataatCCCTCTTCAGGTGAATATACCTTCATCTTGGATCAGATAACAgcttaa
- the NCAS0H03160 gene encoding uncharacterized protein (ancestral locus Anc_8.333) encodes MNFNTATLNYHQNYTFQPLSGAQSSNGRSSVFSTHDIDTDDYFNDPKLKELDEFYQKTLLMDEDDDDNYYKYANVSNTTASSPEMQVVDPFLPKKTPIANPFLTHILTRKVDDTALQVDIHPTYDPTTEVLPLTIENLQKLSLDSLATPPQPSRRKRLRAQQQQQKTTTTTATAPPPTRQLYKTELCETFTVKGYCKYESKCQFAHGLDELQIKERANNFRTKNCNNWLKLGYCPYGNRCCFKHGDNKDIQIYVKAGTYVSRQEQQQQQNEQASAHVRKPRPHTNPMILKRMKW; translated from the coding sequence ATGAACTTCAACACCGCTACACTAAACTACCACCAGAACTACACCTTCCAGCCACTATCAGGTGCTCAATCGTCCAACGGCAGGTCTTCTGTCTTTTCTACACACGACATTGACACTGATGACTACTTCAATGACcccaaattgaaagaacTGGACGAATTCTACCAAAAGACGCTGCTCATGGATGAGGATGACGACGACAACTACTACAAATACGCTAATGTCAGTAACACTACTGCCTCCTCGCCAGAGATGCAGGTCGTGGACCCCTTCTTACCCAAGAAGACCCCCATTGCTAACCCATTCTTGACACACATCTTGACCAGAAAAGTCGATGACACCGCCTTGCAAGTGGATATTCACCCCACTTATGATCCAACCACTGAAGTGCTCCCATTGACCATTGAAAACTTACAGAAGTTATCCTTGGATAGTCTTGCTACTCCGCCACAACCCAGCAGAAGGAAGAGATTAAGAgcacaacaacagcagcagaagacgacgacgacgacggCCACTGCACCACCACCAACGAGACAATTGTACAAGACTGAATTATGTGAAACCTTCACGGTAAAGGGTTATTGCAAGTATGAGAGTAAGTGTCAATTCGCTCATGGTTTGGATGAATTACAAATTAAAGAACGTGCCAATAATTTCAGAACCAAAAATTGTAATAACTGGTTGAAATTGGGGTACTGCCCCTACGGTAACCGTTGTTGCTTCAAACATGGCGACAATAAGGATATCCAGATATATGTCAAAGCGGGAACTTATGTGTCCAGGCAAgaacaacagcaacagcaaaaCGAGCAGGCAAGCGCACACGTGAGGAAACCACGCCCTCATACCAATCCTATGATACTGAAGAGAATGAAATGGTAA
- the NCAS0H03140 gene encoding MADS-box domain-containing protein (ancestral locus Anc_2.608) — protein MSEEQNIEKDDSIVADSPASNQKERRKIEIKFIENKTRRHVTFSKRKHGIMKKAFELSVLTGTQVLLLIVSETGLVYTFSTPKFEPIVTQQEGRNLIQACLNAPDEDEEEEEEGDEEEDVDDAGENNNRGGSVDNINIDPRNHDNMVNVQNNNNVNIDQSNLISQAYHPNQIQSQIQQLGLPNPVTDLFNLPTNDQSFQNQKVAYGKVEDVPNGKYAQYFEQQNQV, from the coding sequence ATGTCCGAGGAACAAAATATAGAAAAGGATGATAGCATCGTAGCAGATTCTCCTGCTTCGAATCAAAAGGAGAGAagaaagattgaaattaaattcatagaaaacaaaacaagACGTCATGTTACTTTTTCTAAGAGAAAGCATGGTATTATGAAGAAAGCTTTTGAATTGTCGGTCTTAACTGGTACTCAAGTGTTGCTACTTATCGTCTCTGAGACAGGGTTGGTATATACTTTCAGTACGCCTAAATTCGAACCAATTGTTACTCAACAGGAAGGTAGAAATTTGATTCAGGCATGTCTGAACGCTcctgatgaagatgaagaggaagaggaagaaggtgatgaagaagaagacgtTGATGATGCGGgtgaaaataataacagaGGTGGATCGGtagataatattaatattgaTCCAAGAAATCATGATAATATGGTAAAtgttcaaaataataataatgttaaCATTGACCAATCTAATTTAATTAGCCAAGCATACCACccaaatcaaattcaatcacaaattcaacaacttGGCTTGCCAAATCCAGTCACAGATTTATTTAATCTGCCGACGAATGATCAATCCTTCCAGAACCAGAAAGTAGCTTATGGTAAAGTGGAAGATGTTCCAAACGGCAAGTATGCccaatattttgaacaaCAAAACCAAGTATAA
- the VMA5 gene encoding H(+)-transporting V1 sector ATPase subunit C (ancestral locus Anc_2.634) yields the protein MASNTARVSTLYSTNDFVLLSLPMNVKPATSPDLETDTWLHQRLINGKGLVSNFQLPEFKVGSLDSLIVESEELSKIDTQIATSIAKIIEILNGLSESSTSAYKTLPINNVPVPQYLENFQWQTRKFKLDKSIKELIQLISNESSQLDADVRATFTNYNTAKTNLAAAERKKTGDLSVRSLHDIVKPEDFVLNSDHLTTVLIAVPKNLKHDFEKSYESLSANVVPGSAGIISQDSEYILYNVHLFKKNVNDFISTAREKKFIPREFNYSEELIDQLKKEHDSAASLEQSLRVQLVRLAKTAYVDVFINWFHIKALRIYVESVLRYGLPPHFNTKIIAVPPKLITKCKSELIDAFGFLGGNAFTKDKKGKIDSKDTSLNQYANLIDADYEPFVIYTISL from the coding sequence ATGGCATCCAATACCGCAAGAGTCAGCACTCTGTACTCCACCAATGACTTTGTCTTACTGTCATTGCCAATGAACGTGAAACCGGCAACTTCACCAGATTTGGAAACGGACACTTGGCTACATCAAAGATTGATTAACGGTAAGGGTCTCGTATCCAATTTCCAGTTACCAGAATTTAAAGTCGGTTCTCTGGATAGTCTCATCGTGGAATCTGAAGAATTATCCAAGATCGATACTCAAATTGCAACGTCCATCGCcaagattattgaaatattgaatggGTTAAGCGAATCATCTACAAGCGCTTACAAGACATTACCCATAAATAACGTCCCAGTGCCacaatatttggaaaatttccaatggcaaacaagaaaatttaaactggataaatcaatcaaagaattaattcaattgatctCCAATGAATCTTCTCAATTAGACGCTGACGTGAGAGCCACATTCACCAATTATAACACTGCAAAGACCAATCTGGCTGCTGctgaaagaaagaaaactGGGGATTTATCTGTAAGGTCCCTACATGACATTGTTAAACCAGAAGATTTCGTCTTGAATTCAGATCATTTAACTACTGTATTAATTGCTGTCcccaaaaatttaaaacatgattttgaaaaaagttATGAATCACTATCCGCTAACGTGGTGCCTGGTAGTGCTGGTATCATTTCTCAGGATTCGGAATACATCCTCTACAACGTTCATCTGTTCAAGAAAAACGTTAACGATTTCATTAGTACAGCAAGAgagaaaaaatttattccTCGTGAATTCAATTATTCTgaagaattaattgatcaattaaagaaagaacaTGACTCTGCAGCATCATTGGAACAATCTTTGCGTGTTCAATTAGTAAGATTGGCAAAGACCGCTTACGTCGATGTCTTTATTAATTGGTTCCATATAAAGGCTCTACGTATTTACGTGGAATCTGTCTTACGTTATGGGTTACCACCACATTTCAATACAAAAATCATTGCTGTGCCACCAAAATTGATAACTAAATGTAAATCTGAATTGATTGATGCATTTGGTTTCTTGGGTGGTAATGCCTTCACTAAAGATAAAAAGGGGAAGATTGATAGTAAAGACACTTCATTGAATCAATACGCCAATTTGATCGATGCAGATTACGAACCTTTTGTCATTTACACCATCTCTCTCTAA